In Deltaproteobacteria bacterium, a genomic segment contains:
- a CDS encoding replicative DNA helicase: protein MTVSDYTATSSASGGRRRRTREAEAPADAAAFAGRVPPSDLGAEKAVLSSLLLDARAFHEVLVELSGDDFYHPAHQLLFRAMSTVHDSGRPVDLITLAEHLTQQKQLDAVGGPVALAEIADYAATAANVVHHARIVRDKAVKRRLIRVATEIVETGYDEAETADKLLDFAESKIFDVSKQQSRSTFQNVHDEMPGVFDYVEGIMNRAGALSGLPTGYDDLDEMTGGLQPGELIIIAARPSMGKTAFALNIGRNAAVDHGKKVAVFSLEMTTRSLIIRLLSSEARIDFSSLRKGFLPMADYRRLQEAADRLSHAKIWIDDSGSASILEIKAKSRRLQAEHGLDLVVVDYLQLASGDGRKDRKDLEIAEISKGLKALAKELSIPVVALSQLNRGPEQRDPDKRRPMMGDLRECVTGDTRVWLADGRRVPIRELVGATPEVWALDERQRVVRAHADKVWRVGTRPVLRLQLASGRSIRATAEHRLLAGQGWATVSQLAAGDRLALSRQVPAPATPQRWPEHWLVLLGHLVGDGSYLKHQPLRYTTASEENSAAVRAAAEAFGSRVTRHAGRGAWHQLVIAGNGNRWAPAGVGAWLKSLGVFGQRSHEKHLPGEVFTLADDQIALLLRHLWATDGSVTLRKTGRGAPRVYFSTSSRALAEDVAALLLRLGIVARIRTVHSQRGRPVHTVDVSGAAAQRRFAARVGGFGPRAEAVRALEMQLAHVEANPNVDTLPLEVFAHVRERMRARGVSTRAMAQLRGTAYGGAAHFRFAPSRETLASYAELLDSRELGVWAESDVFWDRVVAITPDGEEDVFDLTVPGPSNWLADGIVTHNSGAIEQDADLIAFIYRDVVYNKETDDPRCAEIIIEKQRNGPTGTVKLDFDGKYALFGSRANRDAPGGPPGGSGFVPPDDNGGSFGSSFGEEPPF, encoded by the coding sequence GTGACGGTCAGCGACTACACGGCGACCTCTTCGGCTTCGGGTGGACGCCGCCGGCGAACCCGCGAGGCCGAGGCGCCCGCCGACGCGGCCGCGTTCGCCGGTCGCGTGCCGCCGAGCGATCTCGGCGCCGAGAAGGCCGTGCTGTCCTCGTTGTTGTTGGACGCGCGCGCGTTCCACGAGGTGCTGGTCGAGCTCTCCGGCGACGACTTCTACCACCCGGCGCATCAGCTGCTGTTTCGCGCGATGTCGACCGTGCACGACTCCGGGCGGCCCGTCGACCTAATCACTCTGGCCGAGCACCTGACGCAGCAGAAGCAGCTCGACGCCGTGGGCGGCCCGGTCGCGCTCGCCGAGATCGCGGACTACGCGGCCACCGCCGCGAACGTCGTGCACCACGCGCGCATCGTGCGCGACAAGGCGGTGAAGCGGCGGCTGATTCGCGTCGCGACGGAGATCGTCGAGACCGGCTACGACGAGGCCGAGACCGCGGACAAGCTGCTCGACTTCGCCGAGTCGAAGATCTTCGACGTCTCGAAGCAGCAGAGCCGCTCGACCTTCCAGAACGTGCACGACGAGATGCCCGGCGTGTTCGATTACGTCGAAGGCATCATGAACCGCGCCGGCGCGCTCTCGGGCCTGCCGACCGGCTACGACGACCTCGACGAGATGACCGGCGGCCTTCAGCCCGGCGAGCTGATCATCATCGCCGCGCGTCCGAGCATGGGGAAGACGGCGTTCGCGCTGAACATCGGGCGCAACGCCGCGGTCGATCACGGCAAGAAGGTCGCGGTCTTCTCGCTCGAAATGACGACCCGCAGCCTGATCATCCGCCTGCTGTCGTCCGAGGCGCGCATCGACTTCTCGAGCCTGCGCAAGGGTTTCCTGCCGATGGCCGACTACCGGCGCCTGCAGGAAGCCGCCGATCGCCTCTCGCACGCGAAGATCTGGATCGACGACTCGGGCTCCGCCTCGATCCTCGAGATCAAGGCGAAGAGCCGCCGCCTGCAGGCCGAGCACGGCCTCGACCTCGTCGTCGTCGACTACCTGCAGCTCGCCTCCGGCGACGGGCGCAAGGACCGCAAGGACCTCGAGATCGCCGAGATCAGCAAGGGCCTGAAGGCGCTCGCGAAGGAGCTCTCGATCCCGGTCGTCGCGCTCTCGCAGCTGAACCGCGGCCCCGAGCAGCGCGACCCCGACAAGCGGCGGCCGATGATGGGCGATCTGCGCGAGTGCGTGACCGGAGACACGCGCGTGTGGCTCGCCGACGGCCGGCGCGTCCCGATTCGCGAGCTCGTCGGCGCGACGCCCGAGGTGTGGGCGCTCGACGAGCGCCAGCGCGTCGTTCGAGCACACGCGGACAAGGTGTGGCGCGTCGGCACGCGCCCCGTGTTGCGCTTGCAGCTCGCGAGTGGGCGCTCGATTCGCGCCACGGCGGAGCATCGCCTGCTCGCGGGCCAGGGCTGGGCGACCGTGTCGCAGCTCGCGGCGGGCGATCGCCTCGCGCTTTCGCGGCAGGTGCCGGCGCCCGCGACGCCGCAGCGCTGGCCCGAGCATTGGCTGGTATTGCTCGGTCACCTCGTCGGCGACGGCAGCTACCTGAAGCACCAGCCGCTGCGGTACACGACCGCATCCGAGGAGAACAGCGCGGCCGTCCGCGCGGCGGCCGAGGCGTTCGGCTCGCGCGTCACGCGCCATGCCGGCCGCGGCGCGTGGCATCAGCTCGTGATCGCGGGCAACGGCAATCGCTGGGCGCCTGCGGGCGTCGGCGCGTGGCTTAAGTCGCTCGGTGTGTTCGGGCAGCGCTCGCACGAGAAGCACCTTCCGGGCGAGGTGTTCACGCTCGCGGACGATCAGATCGCGCTGTTGTTACGGCACCTGTGGGCGACCGACGGATCGGTCACGCTACGAAAGACCGGTCGCGGCGCGCCGCGCGTTTACTTCTCGACGAGCAGCCGCGCGCTGGCCGAGGATGTCGCGGCGCTGCTGCTGCGCCTCGGCATCGTCGCGCGCATCCGCACGGTGCACTCGCAACGCGGTCGGCCCGTGCACACCGTCGACGTGAGCGGCGCAGCCGCGCAGCGGCGCTTCGCGGCGCGGGTCGGCGGTTTCGGCCCGCGCGCGGAGGCCGTGCGCGCGCTCGAGATGCAGCTCGCGCACGTCGAGGCGAACCCGAACGTCGACACGCTGCCGCTCGAGGTCTTCGCGCACGTGCGCGAGCGGATGCGCGCGCGTGGCGTCTCGACGCGCGCGATGGCGCAGCTGCGCGGCACCGCATACGGCGGCGCCGCGCACTTCCGCTTCGCGCCGAGCCGCGAGACGCTCGCGAGCTACGCCGAGCTGCTCGACTCGCGCGAGCTCGGAGTGTGGGCGGAGTCGGACGTGTTCTGGGACCGCGTCGTCGCGATCACGCCCGACGGCGAGGAGGACGTGTTCGATCTCACCGTGCCCGGCCCGTCGAACTGGCTCGCGGACGGCATCGTCACGCACAACTCCGGCGCGATCGAACAGGACGCAGATCTGATCGCCTTCATCTACCGCGACGTCGTCTACAACAAAGAGACCGACGATCCGCGCTGCGCGGAGATCATCATCGAGAAGCAGCGCAACGGGCCGACGGGCACGGTGAAGCTCGACTTCGACGGCAAGTACGCGCTGTTCGGCAGCCGCGCGAATCGCGATGCGCCGGGCGGGCCACCCGGAGGGTCGGGCTTCGTTCCGCCGGACGACAACGGCGGGAGCTTCGGCTCGTCGTTCGGCGAGGAGCCGCCGTTCTAG
- a CDS encoding LD-carboxypeptidase, which produces MRLLLPRALPRGGTIAIAAPAFWVEPARVYAMAEKLLAAGYQVTWREDVFARQGYLAGSAKRRAAELMQWVRDDSVDAILCARGGWGCHHVIPRLDARAFRKARKPLIGFSDVTTLLGWQREVVGLAGVHGPMCVRDDGIAPNELRALLALLRGEAPAPLRGRGVVRGRAEGVLVGGSLTLVADSLGTPWEIDTRGAILCLEEIGEKPYAIDRQLSHLHAAGKLEPAAGFAIGHLIGCVDPKRARPTAMQVIHEILGALRKPLVTGLRFGHVSPNLPWPVGVRGRLDGGKGELAALGPATD; this is translated from the coding sequence GTGCGCTTGTTATTGCCGCGTGCGCTGCCGCGCGGAGGCACGATCGCGATTGCGGCGCCCGCGTTCTGGGTCGAGCCCGCGCGCGTGTACGCGATGGCGGAGAAGCTGCTCGCCGCCGGCTACCAGGTGACGTGGCGCGAGGACGTGTTCGCGCGCCAGGGCTATCTCGCCGGCAGCGCAAAGCGGCGCGCCGCGGAGCTGATGCAGTGGGTTCGCGACGACTCGGTGGACGCGATCCTGTGCGCGCGCGGCGGCTGGGGCTGCCACCACGTGATCCCGCGCCTCGACGCGCGCGCGTTCCGCAAGGCGCGCAAGCCGCTGATCGGCTTCAGCGACGTGACGACGCTGCTCGGCTGGCAGCGCGAAGTCGTGGGCCTCGCGGGCGTGCACGGTCCGATGTGCGTGCGCGACGACGGCATCGCGCCGAACGAGCTGCGCGCGCTGCTCGCACTCCTGCGCGGCGAGGCGCCGGCGCCGCTGCGCGGCCGCGGCGTGGTGCGCGGGCGCGCGGAAGGCGTGCTCGTCGGCGGCTCGCTCACGCTCGTCGCGGACTCGCTCGGCACGCCGTGGGAGATCGACACGCGCGGCGCGATTCTCTGCCTCGAAGAGATCGGCGAGAAGCCCTACGCGATCGACCGCCAGCTCTCGCACCTCCACGCCGCGGGCAAGCTCGAGCCCGCAGCGGGCTTCGCGATCGGCCACTTGATCGGCTGCGTCGACCCGAAGCGCGCGCGCCCGACGGCGATGCAAGTGATCCACGAAATCCTCGGCGCGCTGCGAAAACCGCTCGTCACCGGCTTGCGATTCGGACACGTCAGCCCGAACTTGCCCTGGCCCGTGGGCGTCCGCGGGCGGCTCGACGGCGGGAAGGGTGAGCTCGCCGCGCTGGGGCCAGCGACTGATTAG
- a CDS encoding serine hydrolase, with product MRHAAIRKKLQRVDRALDKAIDAAEIPGAVVLARMQREGETLEHCSVRGLALSRPERIPMARETVFDLASLTKVLATTTAFMRLVEAGAVALDDPVAKVLPHFAEREKEAVTFRHLLTHSSGLKPLRDFHEPLAERERKSGERLLCTPAAKAWVIESICRSALVHAPGEAVVYGDLDFITLGAAVEQLVGKPLDEHCAETIYAPLGLTSMRFLPLAAPIGDAERRGIAATENCPIREKILWGEVHDPNAWTMGGVAGHAGLFASADDVLKFGQTLIDVWHGRSDAFPRARLAEFAAKQNIPPGSDWALGWDTPAAQGSSAGRYFSRNSIGHLGFTGTSIWIDLDAECVVVMLTNRIHLVAKRSKFALRAEIHDLVREAFAE from the coding sequence ATGAGGCACGCGGCGATCCGGAAGAAGTTGCAAAGGGTCGATCGCGCGCTCGACAAGGCGATCGACGCGGCCGAGATCCCCGGCGCCGTCGTGCTCGCGCGCATGCAGCGCGAGGGCGAGACGCTCGAGCACTGCTCCGTGCGCGGCCTCGCGCTGTCGCGACCGGAGCGCATCCCGATGGCGCGCGAGACCGTGTTCGATCTCGCCTCGCTGACCAAGGTGCTCGCCACGACCACCGCGTTCATGCGCCTCGTCGAGGCCGGCGCCGTCGCGCTCGACGACCCCGTCGCGAAGGTGCTGCCGCACTTCGCCGAGCGCGAGAAGGAGGCGGTGACGTTCCGCCACCTGCTCACGCACAGCTCGGGCCTCAAGCCTCTGCGCGATTTCCACGAGCCGCTCGCCGAGCGCGAACGAAAGAGCGGCGAGCGCCTCTTGTGCACGCCCGCAGCGAAGGCTTGGGTGATCGAGAGCATCTGCCGCTCCGCGCTCGTGCACGCGCCGGGCGAGGCGGTGGTGTACGGCGATCTCGACTTCATCACGCTGGGCGCCGCGGTCGAGCAGCTCGTCGGGAAGCCCCTCGACGAGCACTGCGCCGAGACGATCTACGCGCCGCTCGGCCTGACCAGCATGCGCTTCCTGCCGCTGGCAGCGCCGATCGGCGATGCCGAGCGCCGCGGCATCGCGGCGACCGAGAACTGCCCGATTCGCGAGAAGATCCTGTGGGGCGAGGTGCACGATCCCAACGCGTGGACGATGGGCGGTGTCGCCGGCCATGCGGGCCTGTTCGCTTCCGCGGACGATGTGCTGAAGTTCGGGCAGACGCTGATCGACGTGTGGCACGGGCGCAGCGACGCGTTCCCGCGCGCGCGCCTCGCCGAGTTCGCGGCGAAGCAGAACATCCCGCCAGGCTCCGACTGGGCGCTCGGCTGGGACACGCCCGCCGCCCAAGGCTCGAGCGCGGGCCGCTACTTCTCGCGCAACTCGATCGGACATCTCGGCTTTACCGGCACGTCGATCTGGATCGACCTCGACGCCGAGTGCGTGGTCGTGATGCTCACGAACCGCATTCACCTCGTCGCCAAGCGCAGCAAGTTCGCGCTGCGCGCCGAGATCCACGACCTCGTCCGCGAAGCGTTCGCCGAGTAA
- a CDS encoding UDP-N-acetylmuramate dehydrogenase, producing MGSLAGLLKSRGHTVTGSDEGVYPPMSTFLERLGIPVTIGFKPENVLAQRPDLVVIGNAVHTTNPEAKAAIDAGLRYASLPDALYEHAIRGKHSVVICGTHGKTTTTSMVATLLLEAGRDPSLLVGGIAANFDGTFRDGAGPEFVVEGDEYDTAFFDKTPKFLHYGPETAVITSIEFDHADIYRDLAHVQGEFAKLVAKLGASGTLIAAAGPATIDAVCAGARCKTVRYGIECEADFAARNLEADASGTRFDVSVRGAKAARALLPAWGKHNVANALAALAVCEARGVPVARAAELLPRWQGVKRRQEVRGEVAGVTVIDDFGHHPTAVRETLGALASRYPGRRIVAVMEPRSNTSRRAIFQEEYARAFDGAGLAVIARVADAKIYSAFGGDPERLNADKLAADLTARGIPTVARASVDEIVDHLARECRAGDVVITLSNGGFGDIWTKLLARLQSRTT from the coding sequence ATGGGCTCGCTCGCGGGGCTGCTGAAGTCGCGCGGGCACACGGTGACGGGCAGCGACGAGGGCGTGTATCCGCCGATGAGCACGTTCCTCGAGCGGCTCGGGATCCCCGTCACGATCGGCTTCAAGCCCGAGAACGTGCTCGCGCAGCGCCCCGATCTCGTCGTGATCGGCAACGCCGTGCACACGACCAACCCCGAGGCGAAAGCCGCGATCGACGCGGGCCTGCGCTACGCCTCGCTGCCCGACGCGCTCTACGAGCACGCGATTCGCGGCAAGCACTCCGTCGTGATCTGCGGCACGCACGGCAAGACCACGACCACGAGCATGGTCGCGACATTGTTGTTGGAGGCGGGCCGCGACCCGAGCCTGCTCGTCGGCGGCATCGCCGCGAACTTCGATGGCACCTTCCGCGACGGCGCGGGGCCGGAGTTCGTCGTCGAGGGCGACGAGTACGACACCGCGTTCTTCGACAAGACCCCGAAGTTCTTGCACTACGGCCCCGAGACCGCGGTGATCACCTCGATCGAGTTCGACCACGCCGACATCTACCGCGACCTCGCGCACGTGCAGGGCGAGTTCGCAAAGCTCGTCGCGAAGCTCGGCGCGAGCGGCACGCTGATCGCGGCGGCCGGCCCCGCGACGATCGATGCGGTGTGCGCGGGCGCGCGCTGCAAGACCGTGCGCTACGGCATCGAGTGCGAAGCCGATTTCGCCGCCCGCAATCTCGAGGCCGACGCCAGCGGCACGCGCTTCGACGTGAGCGTGCGCGGCGCGAAGGCGGCGCGCGCACTGCTCCCCGCTTGGGGCAAGCACAACGTCGCGAACGCGCTCGCGGCGCTCGCGGTGTGCGAGGCGCGCGGCGTCCCCGTTGCGCGCGCCGCGGAGCTGCTGCCGCGCTGGCAGGGCGTGAAGCGGCGCCAAGAAGTGCGCGGCGAAGTCGCGGGCGTGACCGTGATCGACGACTTCGGCCATCACCCGACCGCCGTGCGCGAGACGCTCGGCGCGCTCGCATCGCGCTACCCCGGCCGGCGCATCGTCGCGGTGATGGAGCCGCGCTCGAACACGAGCCGCCGCGCGATCTTCCAAGAGGAGTACGCGCGCGCCTTCGACGGCGCCGGCCTCGCCGTGATCGCGCGCGTCGCCGACGCGAAGATCTACAGCGCGTTCGGCGGCGACCCCGAGCGCCTGAACGCGGACAAGCTCGCGGCGGACCTGACCGCGCGCGGCATCCCGACCGTCGCGCGCGCGAGCGTCGACGAGATCGTCGACCACCTCGCGCGCGAGTGCCGCGCCGGCGACGTCGTGATCACGCTCAGCAATGGCGGCTTCGGCGACATCTGGACGAAGCTGCTCGCGCGCCTTCAGTCGCGCACGACCTAA
- a CDS encoding RidA family protein, with protein sequence MSSITRLQPGKRLSQGAVHGDLVYSAGIVADDPVPDAKKQTEQILAQIDRLLAEGGSHKSKILTATIWLSDIRHYAAMNEAWDPWVVPGNTPARACVEAKLAAPQYWVEIRVVAAR encoded by the coding sequence ATGAGCAGCATCACCCGCCTCCAGCCCGGCAAGCGCCTCTCGCAGGGCGCCGTGCACGGCGATCTCGTCTACAGCGCCGGCATCGTCGCCGACGACCCGGTGCCCGACGCGAAGAAGCAAACCGAGCAGATCCTCGCGCAGATCGACCGCCTGCTCGCCGAAGGCGGCAGCCACAAGAGCAAGATCCTCACCGCCACGATCTGGCTCAGCGACATCCGCCACTACGCCGCGATGAACGAGGCGTGGGATCCGTGGGTCGTGCCGGGCAACACGCCCGCGCGCGCGTGCGTGGAAGCGAAGCTCGCGGCGCCGCAGTACTGGGTGGAGATTCGGGTCGTGGCGGCGCGCTGA
- the thiD gene encoding bifunctional hydroxymethylpyrimidine kinase/phosphomethylpyrimidine kinase, which produces MPPIRVALSIAGSDPTGGAGLQLDLQVFRALGVHGCAVPTALTVQDTAKVHSVLPLFPNVMTEQLRVLLKDVPPHAVKLGMLASDDVLRAVDFGLDVLRNLPVPIVIDPVLRASSGRELLERRAIPGLRNLIGRAAIVTPNLPEAEVLCERDVSTRAGIESAAKHLVSELGAAAALVKGGHRERDADDCLAHRTPSGVEVRWLAGERIPGGDVHGTGCALSAAIAAQLARGDELLAAVEAARAFVRAGIAGAREIGGGRRVLGFGGSLVV; this is translated from the coding sequence ATGCCGCCCATTCGCGTCGCGCTCTCCATCGCAGGCTCCGATCCGACGGGAGGCGCGGGCCTCCAGCTCGACCTTCAGGTTTTTCGCGCGCTTGGCGTGCACGGCTGCGCAGTGCCGACGGCGCTGACCGTGCAGGACACCGCCAAAGTCCACAGCGTTCTGCCGCTCTTCCCGAACGTGATGACGGAGCAGCTGCGCGTGCTGCTGAAGGACGTGCCGCCGCACGCGGTGAAGCTCGGCATGCTCGCGAGCGACGACGTGCTGCGCGCCGTCGACTTCGGGCTCGACGTGCTGCGGAACCTGCCGGTGCCGATCGTGATCGATCCGGTGCTGCGCGCGAGCAGCGGGCGCGAGCTGCTCGAGCGCCGCGCGATCCCGGGCCTGCGCAACCTGATCGGCCGCGCCGCGATCGTGACGCCGAACCTCCCCGAAGCCGAAGTGCTGTGCGAGCGCGACGTCTCGACGCGCGCGGGGATCGAGAGCGCGGCGAAGCATCTCGTGAGCGAGCTGGGCGCAGCCGCCGCGCTCGTGAAGGGCGGTCACCGCGAGCGCGACGCCGACGACTGCCTCGCGCACAGGACCCCCAGCGGCGTCGAAGTGCGCTGGCTCGCGGGCGAACGCATCCCCGGCGGCGACGTGCACGGCACCGGCTGCGCGCTCAGCGCCGCGATCGCGGCGCAGCTCGCGCGCGGCGACGAGCTGCTCGCCGCGGTGGAGGCTGCGCGCGCGTTCGTGCGCGCCGGCATCGCGGGCGCGCGTGAGATCGGCGGCGGGAGGCGGGTGCTCGGGTTCGGCGGCTCACTGGTGGTGTGA
- a CDS encoding methyltransferase domain-containing protein, with protein MPKLPRIEAKRLLRDERIAFLQGFLRRPGQVASVVPSSRFLERRLVSLADVKRARLVVELGPGTGGTTRAILAALPADARLLCIELDPDFARLLKRETDPRLIVHEGSAEHLPDILAAHGLSAPDVVISGIPFSVIPAAIGTRIVESIRAVLAPGGCFVAYQVRGAVADRATPLLGEPDVTLELLNIPPLRVLRWHVGGPARAPQASAASDRISLRA; from the coding sequence ATGCCGAAGCTGCCGCGGATCGAGGCCAAGAGGCTGCTGCGCGACGAGCGCATCGCGTTCCTGCAGGGCTTCCTGCGGCGGCCGGGGCAGGTGGCGTCGGTCGTGCCGAGCTCGCGCTTCCTCGAGCGCCGCCTCGTCTCGCTCGCCGACGTGAAGCGCGCCCGCCTCGTGGTCGAGCTCGGCCCCGGCACCGGCGGCACCACGCGCGCGATCCTCGCCGCGCTGCCTGCCGACGCGAGGCTGCTCTGCATCGAGCTCGACCCCGATTTCGCGCGGCTGCTGAAGCGCGAGACGGATCCGCGCTTGATCGTGCACGAAGGCAGCGCGGAGCATCTGCCGGACATCCTCGCGGCCCACGGTCTCTCGGCACCCGACGTCGTGATCTCCGGAATTCCCTTCTCGGTGATCCCCGCGGCGATCGGCACGCGCATCGTCGAGTCGATTCGCGCCGTGCTCGCGCCGGGCGGCTGCTTCGTCGCGTATCAGGTGCGCGGCGCCGTCGCGGATCGCGCCACGCCGCTGCTCGGGGAGCCCGATGTCACGCTCGAGCTCCTCAACATCCCCCCGCTGCGCGTGCTCCGCTGGCACGTGGGCGGGCCGGCGCGCGCCCCGCAGGCGAGCGCTGCAAGCGACCGCATCTCGCTGCGCGCCTAG
- a CDS encoding Mrp/NBP35 family ATP-binding protein, giving the protein MSAVTPAQVLAALRPIVDPDFGKSIVDLGFIKNLRVDGGAVSFAIELTTPACPVKAEFERAANERVKALPGVESVAVTMTANTRGRGGLPGAERGDVLPGVRNTIAVASGKGGVGKSTTAVNLALALKETGATVGVLDADVYGPSLPLLLGVKTRPVSEERDGKKIILPLEAYGMKVMSMGFFINDNSPVIWRGPMVHGLIRQFLVDVQWGELDYLVIDLPPGTGDAALTLTQNAPLSGAVIVTTANDLSIIDARKGLRMFEKVDVPVLGIVENMAYFVPPDLPDRKYFIFGKDGGKRVADELGVDFLGEVPIDTRVVEGGDVGRPILVHAPESPAAAALRMIAGRVARKLAVLAERTPKIADPNISWVTSTN; this is encoded by the coding sequence ATGAGCGCCGTCACCCCCGCGCAGGTCTTGGCCGCGCTGCGCCCGATCGTCGACCCGGACTTCGGCAAGAGCATCGTCGACCTCGGGTTCATCAAGAACCTGCGCGTCGACGGCGGCGCGGTGTCGTTCGCGATCGAGTTGACCACGCCCGCCTGCCCGGTGAAGGCCGAGTTCGAGCGCGCCGCCAACGAGCGCGTAAAGGCGCTGCCCGGCGTCGAGAGCGTGGCCGTGACCATGACCGCGAACACGCGCGGCCGCGGCGGCCTGCCCGGCGCCGAGCGCGGCGACGTGCTGCCCGGCGTGCGCAACACGATCGCGGTGGCCTCGGGCAAAGGCGGCGTCGGCAAGAGCACGACCGCGGTGAACCTCGCGCTCGCGCTGAAGGAGACCGGCGCGACGGTGGGCGTGCTCGACGCCGACGTCTACGGCCCCTCGCTGCCGCTGCTGCTCGGCGTGAAGACGCGGCCGGTGAGCGAAGAGCGCGACGGCAAGAAGATCATCCTCCCGCTCGAGGCCTACGGCATGAAAGTCATGTCGATGGGCTTCTTCATCAACGACAACTCGCCCGTGATCTGGCGCGGCCCGATGGTGCACGGCCTGATCCGCCAGTTCCTGGTGGACGTGCAGTGGGGCGAGCTCGACTACCTCGTGATCGATCTGCCGCCCGGCACCGGCGATGCGGCGCTCACGCTCACGCAGAACGCGCCGCTCTCGGGCGCGGTGATCGTCACCACCGCGAACGACCTCTCGATCATCGACGCGCGCAAGGGGCTGCGCATGTTCGAGAAGGTGGACGTGCCGGTTCTCGGCATCGTCGAGAACATGGCCTACTTCGTTCCGCCCGATCTGCCGGATCGCAAGTACTTCATCTTCGGCAAGGACGGCGGCAAGCGCGTCGCGGACGAGCTCGGCGTGGACTTCCTCGGCGAGGTGCCGATCGACACGCGCGTCGTCGAGGGCGGCGACGTGGGTCGCCCGATTCTCGTGCACGCCCCCGAGTCGCCCGCAGCCGCAGCACTGCGCATGATCGCGGGGCGCGTGGCGCGCAAGTTGGCGGTGCTCGCCGAGCGCACGCCGAAGATCGCGGACCCGAACATCTCGTGGGTGACGAGCACCAACTAG
- a CDS encoding lipid-A-disaccharide synthase N-terminal domain-containing protein, protein MPAFLDPATWTLWTAIGFLGQGMFFSRFAVQWLVSERRGESHVPVAFWWLSLAGSLVTLAYAIHRGDPVFVLGQAFGWMVYSRNLVLIYRGRGAE, encoded by the coding sequence ATGCCCGCATTTCTCGATCCCGCGACATGGACCCTCTGGACCGCGATCGGCTTCCTCGGTCAAGGCATGTTCTTCTCGCGCTTCGCCGTGCAGTGGCTCGTGTCCGAGCGCCGCGGCGAAAGCCACGTCCCGGTCGCGTTCTGGTGGCTTTCGCTCGCCGGCAGCCTCGTCACGCTCGCCTACGCCATCCACCGCGGCGATCCGGTGTTCGTGCTCGGCCAAGCGTTCGGCTGGATGGTGTACTCGCGGAACCTCGTGCTGATCTACCGCGGGCGCGGAGCGGAGTGA
- a CDS encoding fatty acid desaturase family protein, which translates to MAAAEAVVERHTAEGDLSWREQLTREDIAELLRFEDWRSWWSIAFNWLAVFASMALVATWPHGPTLVAPILVALFVIGARQLGFAVLMHEAAHRSLFADRGVNDWAGQWLCAYPIWSDCSVYRPYHLQHHAHTGTQRDPDLGLVMPFPITRTSLRRKIWRDLSGQTGVKFARAGFKRSMARWSDPDGRRAAIGFVATNALLLGALAALGHAELYLLWVGAWLTTNTLVTRIRSIAEHALTPNADDPLNNTRTTLARWWERLLIAPNRVNYHLEHHLLMTVPHYKLPRMHELLRERGLLARACVEREGYAAILRRAAGKPSAA; encoded by the coding sequence ATGGCCGCAGCCGAAGCCGTCGTCGAGCGCCACACCGCAGAGGGCGACCTCTCCTGGCGCGAGCAGCTCACGCGCGAGGACATCGCGGAGCTGCTGCGCTTCGAGGATTGGCGCAGCTGGTGGTCGATCGCGTTCAACTGGCTCGCGGTGTTCGCTTCGATGGCGCTCGTGGCAACGTGGCCGCACGGGCCGACGCTCGTCGCGCCGATTCTCGTCGCGCTGTTCGTGATCGGCGCGCGCCAGCTCGGCTTCGCGGTGCTGATGCACGAGGCGGCGCATCGCTCGCTGTTCGCCGATCGCGGCGTCAACGACTGGGCGGGGCAGTGGCTGTGCGCGTATCCGATCTGGAGCGACTGCTCCGTGTATCGCCCGTATCACCTGCAGCACCACGCGCACACCGGGACGCAGCGCGATCCGGATCTCGGGCTCGTGATGCCGTTCCCGATCACGCGCACGAGCTTGCGGCGCAAGATCTGGCGCGACTTGTCCGGGCAAACCGGCGTGAAGTTCGCGCGCGCCGGCTTCAAGCGTTCGATGGCGCGCTGGAGCGATCCCGACGGCCGCCGCGCGGCGATCGGTTTCGTCGCGACGAACGCGCTCTTGCTGGGCGCGCTCGCCGCGCTCGGCCACGCGGAGCTGTACTTGTTATGGGTCGGCGCGTGGCTCACGACGAACACGCTCGTCACGCGCATTCGCTCGATCGCCGAACATGCGCTCACGCCGAACGCCGACGACCCGCTGAACAACACGCGCACCACGCTCGCGCGCTGGTGGGAGCGCCTGCTGATCGCGCCCAACCGCGTGAACTACCACCTCGAGCACCACCTGCTGATGACCGTGCCGCACTACAAGCTGCCGCGGATGCACGAGCTGCTGCGCGAGCGCGGCTTGCTCGCGCGCGCCTGCGTCGAGCGCGAGGGCTACGCGGCGATCCTGCGCCGCGCGGCGGGGAAGCCGAGCGCGGCGTGA